From a region of the Calliphora vicina chromosome 4, idCalVici1.1, whole genome shotgun sequence genome:
- the sloth2 gene encoding ubiquinol-cytochrome-c reductase complex assembly factor 6, with translation MPAGVSWGQYIKFMSCALLSMMAGSQLVHMYYKPLKDLDSYIEQEMKQAKKT, from the coding sequence ATGCCTGCTGGTGTATCGTGGGGCCAATACATAAAGTTTATGTCGTGTGCTTTACTCTCTATGATGGCCGGCTCACAATTGGTCCATATGTACTATAAACCTCTTAAAGATTTAGATTCATATATTGAGCAAGAAATGAAACAAGCCAAAAAAACTTAA
- the sloth1 gene encoding small integral membrane protein 4 has translation MRVYNSTIKRILDCIPGKKRFGLYRFLPVFFGLGAALEYSMINWTVGETNFYRTFKKRQAKNYVEEKLHHTITRDTTQTS, from the exons atgAGAGTATATAACTCTACTATTAAACGTATTTTGGATTGTATACCGGGAAAAAAACGTTTCGGACTATATCGATTTCTTCCAGTATTTTTCGGTTTGGGAGCTGCATTGGAATACTCTATGATAAATTGGACAGTTGGAGAAACGAATTTCT atcggacgTTTAAAAAACGCCAGGCGAAAAACTACGTTGAGGAAAAACTACACCATACCATTACTCGGGACACAACCCAAACTtcgtaa